One region of Sulfurisphaera ohwakuensis genomic DNA includes:
- a CDS encoding acyl-CoA carboxylase subunit beta, protein MSMYEKPPVEKLIEELRQLKEKAYKGGGDERIQFQHSKGKLTARERLALLFDDGKFNEIMTFATTRATEFGLDKQRFYGDGVVTGWGKVDGRTVFAYAQDFTVLGGSLGETHANKIVKAYELALKVGAPVVGINDSGGARIQEGALSLEGYGAVFKMNVMASGVIPQITIMAGPAAGGAVYSPALTDFIIMIKGDAYYMFVTGPEITKVVLGEEVSFQDLGGAIVHATKSGVVHFMVDSEQEAINLTKRLLSYLPSNNMEEPPYIDTGDPADRDATGVEQIVPNDAAKPYNMREIIYKIVDNGEFLEVHRHWAQNIIVGFARIAGNVVGIVANNPEEFGGSIDIDAADKAARFIRFCDAFNIPLISLVDTPGYVPGTDQEYKGIIRHGAKMLYAFAEATVPKITVIVRKSYGGAHIAMSIKSLGADLVYAWPTAEIAVTGPEGAVRILYRREIQQASNPDEVLKQRIAEYRKLFANPYWAAEKGLVDDVIEPKDTRRVIAAGLEMLKTKREYRYPKKHGNIPL, encoded by the coding sequence ATGTCTATGTATGAAAAACCTCCGGTTGAAAAATTAATTGAAGAATTAAGACAATTAAAAGAAAAAGCATATAAGGGAGGAGGAGATGAAAGAATACAATTCCAGCACAGTAAAGGTAAGCTTACAGCTAGAGAGAGATTAGCACTTTTATTTGACGATGGTAAATTTAATGAAATTATGACTTTTGCAACTACCAGAGCTACGGAATTCGGTCTAGATAAGCAGAGATTCTATGGAGATGGTGTTGTTACTGGTTGGGGTAAAGTTGACGGTAGAACAGTTTTTGCGTATGCCCAAGATTTTACAGTATTAGGAGGAAGCTTAGGAGAGACACATGCAAATAAGATTGTTAAAGCTTATGAATTAGCTCTAAAAGTAGGAGCACCAGTTGTAGGTATTAATGATTCTGGTGGTGCAAGAATACAAGAAGGTGCATTATCGTTAGAAGGATATGGTGCTGTATTCAAAATGAATGTAATGGCTTCTGGTGTGATTCCACAAATAACTATTATGGCTGGACCAGCAGCAGGTGGTGCGGTTTATTCGCCAGCACTAACGGATTTCATAATTATGATTAAAGGAGACGCGTACTATATGTTTGTAACGGGACCAGAAATTACTAAAGTAGTTTTAGGAGAAGAAGTATCTTTCCAAGATCTAGGTGGAGCTATCGTTCATGCAACAAAGTCCGGTGTAGTACATTTCATGGTTGATAGTGAACAAGAAGCAATTAATTTAACTAAAAGACTATTATCATATTTACCATCAAATAACATGGAAGAACCTCCTTATATTGATACTGGAGATCCAGCAGATAGAGATGCAACTGGAGTAGAACAAATAGTTCCTAATGATGCGGCAAAACCCTATAACATGAGGGAAATAATTTACAAGATTGTAGATAATGGTGAATTCCTTGAGGTTCATAGACATTGGGCACAAAACATAATAGTAGGATTCGCAAGAATTGCGGGTAATGTTGTTGGAATAGTAGCTAATAACCCAGAAGAATTTGGTGGTTCTATAGATATCGATGCTGCTGACAAGGCAGCAAGATTTATTAGATTCTGTGATGCGTTCAACATACCCCTAATTAGCCTAGTAGATACTCCAGGCTATGTACCGGGGACTGATCAAGAGTATAAAGGCATAATAAGGCATGGCGCAAAGATGCTATATGCATTTGCTGAAGCGACTGTACCTAAAATTACAGTAATTGTTAGAAAATCTTATGGAGGAGCACATATAGCAATGAGCATAAAGAGTTTAGGAGCAGATTTAGTATATGCTTGGCCAACAGCCGAGATTGCCGTAACAGGACCGGAAGGTGCAGTAAGAATTCTATATAGAAGAGAAATTCAACAAGCCTCAAATCCAGATGAGGTATTAAAGCAAAGAATAGCAGAATATAGAAAGTTGTTTGCAAATCCGTACTGGGCTGCTGAGAAGGGACTAGTTGATGATGTAATTGAGCCAAAAGATACTAGAAGAGTAATTGCAGCTGGATTAGAAATGCTAAAGACTAAGAGGGAATATAGGTATCCTAAGAAACATGGTAATATACCATTATAA
- a CDS encoding biotin/lipoyl-containing protein: MKLLRVSSELGDNYVMTYDQQNNKDVINFEDNKFEIEYIGPGWREGELLFKINGEVHRVYVDNGFIIIDDETIFKVDKITETPIEQGKSIEDLIRGKEGEILSPMQGRIVQIRVKEGDAVNKGQPLLSIEAMKSETIISAPVGGVVQKIMVKPGQGVKKGDLLLIIK; this comes from the coding sequence ATGAAGTTACTTAGGGTATCCTCAGAATTAGGAGATAATTACGTAATGACTTACGATCAACAAAATAATAAAGATGTAATTAATTTTGAGGATAATAAGTTTGAAATAGAATATATTGGACCTGGCTGGAGAGAAGGAGAACTACTCTTTAAGATTAATGGGGAAGTTCATAGAGTATATGTAGATAATGGTTTTATTATAATTGATGACGAAACAATCTTTAAGGTAGACAAAATAACAGAAACACCAATAGAACAAGGTAAGTCTATTGAAGATTTGATAAGAGGGAAAGAGGGTGAAATTTTATCACCAATGCAAGGAAGAATTGTTCAGATAAGAGTAAAAGAAGGCGATGCAGTAAATAAAGGACAGCCATTGTTGTCTATTGAAGCAATGAAAAGCGAAACTATAATCTCAGCTCCAGTAGGCGGAGTAGTACAAAAAATTATGGTAAAACCCGGTCAAGGTGTAAAGAAAGGTGATTTATTACTTATTATTAAATGA
- a CDS encoding acetyl-CoA carboxylase biotin carboxylase subunit, giving the protein MPPFGKVLVANRGEIAVRVMKAIKEMGMKAVAVYSEADKYALHVKYADEAYYIGPPPALESYLNIQAIIDAAEKAHADAVHPGYGFLSENADFAEAVVKAGLTWIGPPVDAMRAIKSKLDGKRIAKQAGVPISPGSDGPVDSLDEALKLAEKIGYPIMVKAAFGGGGTGITRVDNPDQLVEVWERNKRLAYQAFGKADLYIEKAAVNPRHIEFQLIGDRYGNYVVAWERECTIQRRNQKLIEEAPSPALKMEERERMFEPIIKFGQIIHYYTLGTFETVFSDTTREFYFLELNKRLQVEHPITEMIFRIDLVKLQINIAAGEHLPFTQEELNKRVRGHAIEYRINAEDPLNDFTGSSGFITYYKEPTGPGVRVDSGVTLGSYVPPFYDSLISKLIVYGENRAYAIQAGIRALNDYKIGGVRTTIELYKWISQEEDFQKGKFSTAYIAEKREQFLKFLKTKEQMKAALAATLYQRGLLKKITTTSTSVQTQSQTKRSNWKTYGLMQQSSYRVMW; this is encoded by the coding sequence ATGCCACCCTTTGGAAAGGTTCTTGTTGCAAATAGAGGAGAAATTGCAGTAAGAGTGATGAAAGCAATTAAAGAAATGGGCATGAAAGCTGTTGCTGTGTATTCAGAAGCTGATAAATATGCATTACACGTAAAATATGCAGATGAGGCTTATTATATAGGCCCTCCACCAGCATTAGAAAGCTACTTAAATATTCAAGCCATTATTGATGCAGCAGAAAAAGCTCATGCTGATGCAGTTCATCCAGGTTACGGCTTCTTATCTGAAAACGCAGATTTTGCTGAAGCTGTTGTAAAGGCTGGATTAACATGGATTGGACCACCAGTAGATGCTATGAGAGCTATTAAAAGTAAGCTAGACGGTAAAAGAATTGCAAAACAAGCTGGAGTACCTATTTCACCGGGTTCTGACGGTCCAGTTGATAGTTTAGATGAGGCTCTAAAATTAGCTGAAAAAATTGGCTACCCAATAATGGTAAAAGCAGCATTCGGTGGTGGAGGTACTGGAATAACTAGGGTTGATAATCCAGACCAATTAGTTGAAGTTTGGGAAAGGAATAAAAGGTTAGCTTATCAAGCCTTTGGGAAAGCTGATTTATATATTGAAAAAGCCGCAGTTAATCCTAGACATATTGAGTTTCAGCTAATAGGAGATAGATATGGCAACTATGTAGTAGCATGGGAAAGAGAGTGTACAATTCAAAGAAGAAATCAGAAATTAATTGAAGAAGCTCCCTCACCAGCTCTAAAAATGGAAGAACGAGAAAGAATGTTTGAACCCATTATCAAGTTCGGTCAAATTATTCATTATTACACATTAGGAACATTTGAAACAGTTTTCTCAGATACTACGAGAGAATTCTATTTCCTTGAATTAAATAAAAGACTTCAAGTTGAACACCCAATTACTGAAATGATATTTAGAATTGACTTAGTAAAACTTCAAATAAATATCGCTGCAGGTGAACATTTACCTTTTACCCAAGAAGAATTGAATAAAAGAGTAAGAGGGCACGCAATCGAATATAGAATCAATGCTGAAGATCCGTTAAATGACTTTACTGGTAGCTCAGGATTTATCACATACTATAAGGAACCAACTGGTCCTGGCGTAAGAGTAGATAGTGGTGTTACTTTAGGTAGCTATGTACCACCATTTTATGACTCATTGATTTCAAAACTGATTGTATATGGCGAAAATAGGGCTTATGCAATACAAGCTGGAATAAGAGCTTTAAATGATTACAAAATAGGCGGAGTTAGAACTACAATTGAGTTATATAAATGGATATCCCAAGAGGAAGATTTCCAGAAAGGTAAATTCTCAACTGCATATATAGCTGAGAAGAGGGAACAATTCTTAAAATTCTTAAAAACAAAAGAGCAGATGAAAGCGGCTTTAGCTGCAACATTATATCAAAGAGGGTTATTAAAGAAAATAACAACAACAAGTACTTCAGTTCAAACACAAAGCCAGACAAAGAGGTCAAATTGGAAAACATATGGTTTAATGCAACAATCCTCTTATAGGGTGATGTGGTAA
- a CDS encoding ABC transporter permease, translating to MNIPLLITFILASLVTIGRVWVTILFSIFSGWFLAYASIKNKIFENIYISLIEVFESVPVFSFFPIVLIFFIYDIGGSLGVEFAVLFLVFTAVTWNIWMGEYQAFKTVPEDLLEVSENYRLKFWGTMNKLYIPFSIPRIAANLIPSFADALFYITVSEVFAVGTHTYQVFGIGTVIANLVSEGEYTDALYGIAVLAIFTIAITLLLREFSKYSVERYGLDTEISIRKRGRIHFGYSTRLVSALSYPAKLAKVFPTPIKLRSNIEEEEEKEHKYFWKISGIIVGVMLLGLILYGAISTIISVPLSTWGYLISTLPSDLIAILFDYIRVGIIALLSFVFAIFVGYYLAFHERTEKIVIPIIQAYSAIPAPAYYPLFLLVTLPFIHSVFGPFTNEFYVLFLGFISTFYYVFYSFWIGVKNLPQQYWEIMKNYDFKFWQKLRYVIIPGTFPYIIAGLSSTINSAWGGLAIGEYWPDIIQNYNLEVHTGMMKLIDVATNEGNIVLASWVSLIFGIIVAVYSILFTRKLMDLARKKYIAEEGIYLA from the coding sequence ATGAATATTCCACTTTTAATTACTTTCATTTTGGCTTCTTTAGTAACTATTGGAAGGGTTTGGGTTACTATATTATTCTCTATATTTTCTGGGTGGTTTTTAGCATACGCTAGTATAAAAAATAAAATATTTGAAAATATTTATATTAGTTTAATCGAAGTTTTTGAATCTGTTCCAGTATTTAGTTTCTTTCCTATAGTTTTAATATTCTTTATATATGATATAGGTGGAAGTTTAGGAGTAGAATTTGCTGTCTTATTTCTTGTTTTTACTGCTGTTACCTGGAATATTTGGATGGGTGAGTATCAAGCATTCAAAACCGTGCCAGAAGATCTATTGGAGGTTTCTGAAAATTACAGACTTAAATTTTGGGGAACTATGAATAAGTTATATATTCCATTTTCTATACCCAGAATTGCAGCAAATTTAATTCCAAGTTTCGCTGACGCCTTATTTTATATAACTGTTAGCGAAGTGTTCGCTGTAGGAACACATACTTATCAAGTGTTTGGTATTGGAACTGTTATAGCTAATTTAGTAAGCGAAGGAGAATATACGGACGCATTATATGGAATAGCAGTTTTGGCTATATTTACTATAGCAATTACTTTACTACTCAGAGAATTTTCAAAATATAGTGTAGAAAGATATGGTTTAGATACTGAAATCTCTATTAGAAAAAGAGGAAGAATTCATTTTGGTTACTCTACAAGATTAGTTAGTGCTCTATCTTATCCAGCTAAATTAGCAAAAGTTTTCCCAACACCTATAAAACTAAGATCTAATATTGAAGAAGAAGAGGAAAAAGAACATAAATATTTCTGGAAGATAAGTGGAATTATAGTAGGAGTCATGCTTTTGGGTCTTATCTTATATGGTGCGATATCAACAATTATTTCTGTACCTCTTTCAACCTGGGGTTACTTAATTTCCACATTACCGTCTGATTTAATAGCTATATTATTTGATTATATAAGAGTTGGAATCATTGCTTTGCTTTCTTTCGTTTTTGCGATATTCGTTGGTTACTATCTTGCTTTTCACGAGAGAACTGAAAAAATTGTGATTCCGATTATTCAAGCATATTCAGCTATTCCAGCCCCAGCATATTATCCGCTTTTCCTTTTAGTTACACTACCATTTATACATTCAGTTTTTGGACCATTTACTAACGAATTTTATGTCTTGTTTCTTGGTTTTATATCTACTTTTTACTATGTATTTTATAGTTTTTGGATAGGTGTTAAGAACCTTCCACAACAATATTGGGAGATAATGAAAAACTATGATTTCAAATTCTGGCAAAAACTTAGATATGTAATTATACCGGGGACATTTCCTTATATCATTGCGGGGTTATCTAGTACTATAAACAGTGCTTGGGGAGGATTAGCAATAGGAGAATATTGGCCAGACATAATACAGAATTACAATCTAGAGGTTCATACGGGAATGATGAAATTAATTGATGTAGCTACAAATGAAGGAAACATTGTTTTAGCATCATGGGTCTCTCTGATTTTTGGTATAATAGTAGCGGTTTATTCAATTTTATTTACTAGAAAATTAATGGATTTGGCGAGAAAGAAATATATTGCAGAAGAGGGAATTTATCTCGCATGA
- a CDS encoding ABC transporter ATP-binding protein: MFKGVNITAYNKELIAIVGPSGIGKSTLLRILGGFIQPREGEVRLLGKKITKPTPKIALVHQSIATFPWMTALENVKLGLKYRKLPKEEEDKIARKMLEVVGLSGFENLYPKQLSGGMRQRIAIARALAAEPIVLLMDEPFSHLDELTAEGLRQEIYQMIFSPETNLRAAVLVSHNLNEVVELSDRIYVLNGSPATVVGEIKIELERPRDPRDPKFAQYLDELYKALTPIKKRNNKATEA, from the coding sequence GTGTTTAAAGGAGTAAATATTACAGCATATAATAAAGAACTAATAGCAATTGTAGGTCCTTCTGGGATCGGAAAGTCTACTCTGTTAAGAATATTAGGAGGTTTCATACAACCAAGAGAAGGTGAAGTTAGACTATTGGGAAAAAAGATTACAAAACCTACCCCTAAAATTGCCTTGGTACATCAGTCTATAGCTACTTTTCCTTGGATGACAGCACTTGAGAATGTTAAGTTAGGTTTAAAATATAGGAAATTGCCTAAAGAGGAGGAAGATAAAATTGCTAGAAAAATGCTTGAAGTAGTAGGGTTATCTGGTTTCGAGAATTTATATCCTAAACAGTTAAGTGGAGGAATGAGACAAAGAATAGCCATTGCTAGAGCATTGGCTGCAGAACCTATAGTACTACTCATGGACGAACCCTTTTCTCACTTAGATGAGTTAACAGCCGAAGGATTACGACAGGAAATTTATCAAATGATATTCTCTCCAGAAACTAATCTGCGCGCAGCTGTGCTAGTTTCTCATAATCTTAATGAGGTAGTAGAATTATCAGATAGGATTTATGTTTTAAATGGAAGTCCTGCTACAGTAGTAGGTGAGATAAAGATCGAACTAGAAAGGCCTAGGGACCCAAGAGATCCTAAATTTGCACAGTATCTGGACGAGTTATATAAAGCTCTCACTCCAATAAAGAAAAGAAATAATAAGGCAACGGAGGCATGA
- the tatA gene encoding twin-arginine translocase TatA/TatE family subunit, whose translation MIKMALGSVYDAAIIIVVAIILIFGASKLPEIFRSLGRATGEFKKGKLEAEMELAQLQQVQQQQQTQQQKDLQSKIDELQKQLEELKKQQSQNK comes from the coding sequence ATGATAAAAATGGCTCTTGGCTCAGTATATGACGCAGCAATTATAATAGTGGTTGCTATAATACTAATCTTTGGAGCCTCAAAGCTACCAGAAATTTTTAGATCACTAGGAAGAGCCACTGGAGAGTTTAAAAAAGGAAAACTTGAAGCCGAAATGGAGTTAGCTCAGTTACAACAAGTGCAACAACAGCAACAGACACAACAACAAAAAGATCTTCAGAGTAAGATTGATGAGTTACAAAAACAATTAGAGGAGCTAAAGAAGCAGCAATCACAGAATAAGTAA
- the tatC gene encoding twin-arginine translocase subunit TatC translates to MSIQKPSTDKEAPLIEHLKELGLRIRNMLIYLAIFFFIYFAFGISTIKVGSFTLPILYPSIYDSIAIQFTNAFLDREKPSGLHLITLNPFDPLYSSMYVSLLLAIISAFPLIFREFWAFVAPGLYEHEKRTIRKVLLPATSLFIAGASFAYFIIIPFMMLFVYKLDLSLGVEPTLSLRAYVSTIVTLMIAVGASFEFPLVMTSLTQLGLVKAQTWRQNWRWGVLVSFIIAWIVSPGTTGGLIETTIAVTLSSLYFIGVIVSSIIEKRNTKNKNQLLVK, encoded by the coding sequence ATGAGTATACAAAAACCGAGTACAGATAAAGAGGCTCCTCTGATTGAGCATTTAAAAGAATTAGGGCTTAGAATTAGAAACATGTTAATCTACCTCGCAATCTTCTTCTTTATATATTTTGCGTTTGGAATTTCCACTATTAAAGTAGGTTCATTTACTTTACCTATTCTATATCCTTCAATTTATGATAGTATTGCAATTCAATTTACAAACGCATTTCTAGATAGAGAAAAACCATCCGGTTTACATTTAATTACCCTAAATCCTTTTGACCCATTATACTCTTCTATGTATGTTTCTCTTCTTTTAGCCATTATATCTGCATTTCCTTTAATATTTAGGGAGTTTTGGGCATTTGTTGCCCCAGGTTTATATGAGCACGAAAAGAGAACAATCAGAAAAGTATTGTTACCGGCTACATCTCTATTTATAGCTGGAGCATCATTTGCATATTTTATTATTATTCCTTTTATGATGTTATTCGTCTATAAACTAGATCTGAGTTTAGGCGTAGAACCTACATTAAGTTTAAGAGCTTATGTTAGTACGATTGTAACACTTATGATAGCAGTAGGGGCTTCCTTTGAATTCCCCCTAGTTATGACATCACTTACTCAACTTGGACTTGTTAAAGCACAAACTTGGAGACAAAATTGGAGATGGGGTGTATTAGTCTCATTCATAATTGCATGGATAGTTTCACCTGGTACTACTGGTGGTCTGATAGAAACAACTATTGCAGTTACTCTATCCAGTTTATATTTTATTGGAGTTATAGTTTCGTCAATTATCGAAAAGAGAAATACTAAAAACAAAAACCAATTACTAGTCAAATAA
- a CDS encoding 3-isopropylmalate dehydratase large subunit, translating to MPQTLTEKILSRASGKSVAPGDVVEVKVDIAAFHDLTGYHVIEVMEKAGMLKVFDKQKIVIAFDHLAPPPDVRSAEIQTQIRKFVKELKIPNFHDINVGILHQILLEKYANPGYVIVAADSHTTTSGAVGAFAQGLGASDVAAAVITGKTWVMVPQPFKIMLEGKPGKWINGKDVALKILGDFKADYFNGMSIEIFVREPSAFPMDFRATVSNMGIEMNADALMFVPDDETVNYIKTNRGYEPNTVRPDEGAKYVDEYTIDLGKLEPLVAAPHSVDNVKTVNEVEGLDVDQVFIGSCTNGRISDFEIAAKILKGKRVKSRCIAIPASYDLFKKAMELGYIETLVNAGCIVTYGTCGPCLGGHFGVAGPGETIVSTSSRNFKGRMGSNDSKVYLAGPAVAAASALEGKITDPRRFS from the coding sequence GTGCCTCAAACTTTAACGGAAAAAATCCTAAGTAGAGCCTCGGGTAAATCAGTAGCTCCAGGAGATGTAGTGGAGGTTAAAGTAGATATTGCAGCTTTCCATGACTTGACTGGGTATCATGTAATAGAAGTTATGGAGAAAGCGGGTATGTTAAAAGTTTTTGATAAACAAAAAATTGTAATAGCTTTTGATCATTTAGCTCCTCCACCAGATGTAAGAAGTGCCGAGATTCAAACTCAAATAAGAAAATTTGTAAAAGAGCTAAAGATACCAAACTTCCATGATATAAATGTAGGTATCTTACATCAAATATTACTAGAAAAATACGCTAATCCAGGATATGTAATAGTGGCTGCTGATAGTCATACTACAACTTCCGGTGCTGTGGGAGCTTTCGCACAAGGTTTAGGTGCAAGTGATGTTGCAGCTGCAGTTATAACTGGCAAAACATGGGTTATGGTTCCACAACCGTTTAAGATAATGTTAGAAGGTAAACCCGGTAAATGGATAAATGGAAAAGATGTAGCATTAAAGATCCTTGGCGATTTTAAGGCTGACTACTTTAATGGAATGAGTATAGAAATATTCGTAAGGGAACCGTCTGCATTTCCAATGGACTTTAGGGCAACAGTTTCTAATATGGGAATAGAAATGAATGCTGATGCATTAATGTTTGTTCCAGATGACGAGACAGTTAATTACATTAAGACTAATAGAGGTTACGAACCAAATACTGTTAGGCCGGATGAAGGAGCAAAATACGTTGATGAATATACGATTGATTTAGGAAAATTAGAACCCTTAGTTGCTGCTCCTCATAGTGTTGATAACGTTAAAACAGTTAATGAAGTTGAAGGTTTAGATGTAGATCAGGTATTCATAGGATCTTGTACAAATGGTAGAATAAGTGATTTCGAAATTGCTGCAAAAATTCTAAAGGGAAAGAGAGTTAAAAGTAGATGCATAGCCATACCAGCATCTTATGATTTATTTAAGAAGGCTATGGAGCTAGGCTATATAGAGACTTTAGTTAATGCTGGATGTATTGTCACATATGGTACTTGTGGACCATGTCTAGGAGGTCACTTTGGTGTGGCTGGCCCAGGTGAGACAATAGTTTCGACTAGTTCAAGGAACTTTAAAGGTAGAATGGGGAGTAACGATTCAAAAGTATATTTAGCTGGACCAGCAGTTGCAGCAGCTTCTGCTTTAGAAGGCAAAATAACTGATCCGAGGAGATTCTCATGA
- a CDS encoding 3-isopropylmalate dehydratase small subunit, producing the protein MIVEGKVLKFGDKIDTDIIIPARYLKYTDPQYLAQHAMEPLDPEFYKKASAGVILVAGKVFGMGSSREQAAIALKASGVRAIIAESFARIFYRNAINNGLPAIVLPGVTQLINEGDYVKINVETGEIIVNNQKVYKGRGITGMPLKILESGGLLDYLKKVSIQNQGGN; encoded by the coding sequence ATGATAGTAGAAGGTAAGGTTTTAAAATTCGGTGATAAAATAGATACTGACATCATTATACCAGCAAGGTATCTGAAATACACTGATCCGCAATACTTAGCACAGCACGCAATGGAACCTCTAGATCCAGAATTTTATAAAAAAGCTTCTGCTGGTGTAATTTTAGTTGCTGGCAAAGTCTTTGGAATGGGTTCATCAAGAGAGCAAGCTGCTATTGCATTAAAGGCTTCTGGTGTTAGGGCTATTATAGCTGAATCGTTTGCAAGGATATTCTATAGGAATGCTATAAATAATGGTTTGCCAGCTATTGTTTTACCTGGTGTAACTCAGCTAATAAATGAGGGTGATTATGTAAAGATAAATGTAGAAACCGGAGAAATAATAGTGAATAATCAGAAAGTTTATAAAGGAAGAGGAATAACTGGAATGCCGTTAAAAATACTTGAGAGCGGCGGTTTACTGGATTATTTAAAGAAAGTTTCGATTCAGAATCAAGGAGGTAACTGA
- the bluB gene encoding 5,6-dimethylbenzimidazole synthase: protein MDIYEVIKRRRDIRSYCKSDPIPDEVLAKILLAAHLAPSVGYSQPWNFIIIRDEKIKRKIKELVDEQREEFRKKLDEEKRKIFDRIKIDAILESPVNIAITCDRNRFGPYVLGRLTIPETCNYSTVLAIENLWLAATAEGIGVGWVSFFRKEDVKRILGIPDEVELIGYLTLCYVTKFPEKPELEEKGWNRRLPIETLVFENTWNNMPNEKLLNALKNAKI, encoded by the coding sequence ATGGACATATATGAAGTTATAAAAAGAAGAAGAGATATCAGAAGTTATTGCAAAAGTGACCCAATACCAGATGAAGTATTAGCTAAAATACTTCTAGCAGCTCATTTAGCACCTTCGGTTGGTTATTCACAGCCTTGGAATTTCATAATAATAAGAGATGAGAAAATAAAAAGAAAAATTAAAGAGTTAGTTGACGAACAAAGAGAAGAATTTAGGAAGAAACTTGATGAAGAGAAAAGAAAGATTTTTGATAGGATAAAAATAGATGCTATACTTGAATCACCAGTTAATATTGCTATAACTTGTGATAGAAATAGATTTGGTCCCTATGTATTAGGAAGATTAACAATTCCAGAGACTTGCAACTATTCCACTGTTTTAGCTATAGAAAATTTATGGCTGGCTGCAACAGCTGAAGGAATAGGGGTGGGCTGGGTAAGTTTCTTTAGAAAAGAAGATGTTAAAAGAATACTAGGAATACCGGATGAAGTAGAACTAATTGGGTATTTAACCCTTTGTTATGTAACTAAATTCCCAGAAAAACCAGAACTAGAGGAAAAAGGTTGGAATAGAAGACTACCCATAGAAACCCTAGTATTTGAAAATACATGGAACAACATGCCTAATGAAAAGCTATTAAACGCCTTAAAAAATGCAAAAATTTAG